The Deltaproteobacteria bacterium genome includes a region encoding these proteins:
- the rpmG gene encoding 50S ribosomal protein L33 codes for MAKSAREIVTLQCSECKRRNYTTTRNKKKNQKKVELQKFCRFDRKHTLHKEVK; via the coding sequence ATGGCCAAGAGCGCGCGCGAAATCGTGACCCTGCAGTGCAGCGAGTGCAAGCGTCGGAACTACACCACGACGCGCAACAAGAAAAAGAACCAGAAGAAGGTCGAGCTGCAGAAATTCTGCCGCTTCGACCGCAAGCACACGCTCCACAAGGAAGTGAAGTAG
- the nusG gene encoding transcription termination/antitermination protein NusG: MKWYVVHTYSGYEAKAKQSLEERAKQMKLGDLIGQVLIPSEQVVEMVGGQRRTTSRKFFPGYILVKMILTEESWHLVKSTPKVTGFVGGMQNPTPIPEEDVDRITQKITEGTLRPKPKIEFEKGENVRVMTGPFANFTGVVEEVRPDKSKLRVMVSIFGRATPVELDFYQVEKT, translated from the coding sequence ATGAAGTGGTACGTGGTCCACACGTATTCCGGCTACGAGGCCAAGGCCAAGCAGTCGCTGGAAGAACGGGCCAAGCAGATGAAGCTCGGCGACCTGATCGGTCAGGTCCTGATTCCTTCGGAGCAGGTCGTCGAAATGGTCGGTGGGCAGCGCCGCACCACGTCGAGGAAGTTTTTCCCCGGCTATATCCTCGTGAAGATGATTCTCACCGAGGAATCGTGGCACCTGGTGAAGAGCACTCCGAAGGTCACGGGTTTCGTGGGCGGCATGCAGAATCCGACCCCGATTCCCGAGGAGGACGTCGATCGGATCACGCAGAAGATCACCGAGGGCACGCTGCGGCCCAAGCCCAAGATCGAGTTCGAGAAGGGCGAAAACGTCCGCGTCATGACGGGCCCCTTCGCGAATTTCACGGGCGTGGTCGAGGAAGTGCGTCCCGACAAGTCGAAGCTGCGCGTGATGGTGTCGATTTTCGGCCGCGCCACGCCGGTTGAGCTGGATTTCTATCAGGTCGAGAAGACCTGA
- a CDS encoding elongation factor Tu → PGENVKMRVKLINAIAMEEGVRFAIREGGRTVGAGVVTKIHA, encoded by the coding sequence CCGGGAGAAAACGTGAAGATGCGGGTGAAGCTGATCAACGCGATCGCGATGGAAGAGGGCGTTCGCTTCGCCATCCGCGAGGGCGGACGCACCGTCGGCGCCGGCGTCGTCACGAAAATTCACGCGTGA
- the secE gene encoding preprotein translocase subunit SecE has protein sequence MAGPADRTESKPVKAVKKEEKKPEKKVEKKGADSDKPGPVRQLIDFLSDVRRELKKVSWPTRADTMASTWIIIALTFIVSVYLFFCDSILQLLMRLAFA, from the coding sequence ATGGCCGGACCCGCCGACAGGACGGAATCGAAACCCGTCAAGGCTGTGAAGAAAGAGGAAAAGAAGCCGGAAAAGAAGGTCGAGAAGAAGGGCGCGGACAGCGACAAGCCGGGTCCCGTCCGACAGCTCATCGACTTTCTGTCCGACGTGCGTCGAGAGCTCAAAAAGGTCTCGTGGCCGACGCGGGCCGACACGATGGCGTCGACTTGGATCATCATCGCGTTGACGTTTATCGTCTCGGTGTACCTGTTTTTTTGCGACTCCATCCTGCAGCTTTTGATGCGTCTGGCTTTCGCGTGA
- the rplK gene encoding 50S ribosomal protein L11, producing MAKKVVAPVTLQCPAGKATPSPPVGPALGQHGVNIMEFCKQFNARTASQEGMIIPVVITVYADRSFTFVEKSPPAAVLLKKAAKVEKGAGVPNRDTVGQVTWAQVREIAKLKLPDLNTNDLDQASKVVAGTARSMGIEIVEG from the coding sequence ATGGCCAAGAAAGTCGTAGCGCCGGTGACGCTCCAGTGCCCCGCGGGCAAGGCCACGCCTTCGCCGCCGGTCGGACCGGCGCTGGGTCAGCACGGCGTGAACATCATGGAGTTCTGCAAGCAGTTCAACGCGCGCACCGCGAGCCAGGAGGGGATGATCATCCCCGTCGTCATCACGGTGTACGCGGATCGCTCTTTCACGTTCGTCGAGAAGAGCCCGCCGGCGGCGGTGCTCCTGAAAAAGGCGGCGAAGGTGGAAAAGGGCGCGGGAGTGCCGAACCGGGACACGGTCGGCCAGGTGACATGGGCACAAGTGCGGGAGATCGCCAAGCTCAAACTGCCGGATCTGAACACCAACGACCTGGATCAGGCCTCCAAGGTTGTTGCGGGGACCGCGCGGAGCATGGGGATCGAAATCGTCGAAGGATAA